TCGGCGCTATCGTACGCGTCCCGTTACGGAGACCTACCGACGATGCCACAGGCGAAACTCACGATCGACATGCCGGACGATACCTGGATCGGGGACATCTCGACCGCCCATCCGGACGTCGTCTTCCAGGTCGTCACGAGTATCCCCGGCGACGGAACCGGGATCGGGCTCGTTCGACTCGTCGCGGCCGATCCACTGCCCATCATTACCGACATCCAGACCCGCGACGACGTCGAGGACCTCGAATTACTCTGGAAACACGACGACGAAGCGCTTCTCCAGATCCAGACGGTGAATCCGCTTCCGCTCCTCCCGGTCTGGCGGGCCGGCGTGCCGCTCAAGATGCCCTTCGACATCCGGGATGGGGACGCCACGTGGGAGGTGACGACGTCGACGAGTCGGCTCTCGAGCCTCCGCGACCACCTCGACGACCTGGGGATCAGCTTCTCTATCGAGTACGTTCGCGAGATCGATGCGAGTCAGGCAGACCAGTTGTTGACCGACCGCCAGCAAGAGGTGTTGATGGCTGCGGTCGAAGCCGGCTACTATCGCGCGCCACGGGACTCGACGTTAGGCGACGTAGCCGAGGCGCTCGACATCGCGAACGCCACGTGTAGCGACGTGCTCCATCGTGCCGAGGGCCACATCATCCACTGGTTCGTCGAGGAACACGTGGAAGCGTGATCTGCCGAGTACGCGTCGACGGGTGCGTCACGCTACGGTCGTTGCCGCCGCGTTACGGCGTTCGTCGTCGACCGGGCGGACCCGAGACGTACCACGGACGTTCACGTTGCCGGTTACTTCTCTCGGAGGTCCTCCGGCGCGAGTTGGTCCCGGAACCGGGCGGTGGGGACGGACTCGATTCCGTCGGCTTCGAGCCTGCGATTTTCCTGTTCGACCCGGACGGCGAGAAGCCGCTGAATTTCTCGCATCCGAAACGCGATCGTACGGAGTTCGTCGCGTTCGGAGGTAGCCGAACTCGGGCCGCTACCGGATGGATCTGATGGGTCGCCCATGGCGTTACCAGTCCACAGGCTATTATTTAGTACCCGGGTCGAAACGGGGCGGTGCTCGGTCTACGCAGCTAGTCGTCCGTTCTTCGCCGCCGCTGCCCGCTCTTTCGGGTCGTCGTGTCGGTGGCGCGGGCGACCGTCTCCCGTCCGCTGTATTCGTCCCCGGTTTCGAGATCCCTCGTCTTCAGGGTGTCACGTGCGCGGTGTGTTTTCCCGTCGATCACGAATCCCCGTCGCCGGAAACGAGCCACGGGGCGACTGTCGCGTCGCCGTTCCGCGTCGACGGGAGCCATCGCCCGTCCTTGCCCGACGATTCGATGTCCACCCGGACGACTGGACCGCGACGTGATCGTTCGCGTCGGGTCCGTCGAAGCCCGGATTTCTGCGGACGAACCGCCGGATTCGCCGATCGGAGGGGCAACGGTATCGGGCAGGACGGCAAACGGCGTTCCATCCAGCCAGTGCGATACGAAAGAACTGACTTCGACGGGCGTCACCACCGCATCGAACGTCAGAATCGACGGCAGTGTTCCCAACTAGCAAAAAGATACTTGTCGATCGGTGGTGGGGATTCTTCTGGAAGTTCCAATGGAGAAACACGTCGAAGACGCCCTCTGTACGTCGAGTCCGTTATGAGCGATCCGCGTCCGGAGGAACCGCACGCGCAGTCACGAACCCGGTTCCGGATGGCCACGATCATCGCCCCGTCGAGCGTGTTTCTCGGCGTGCCCGGCTACCTCTCGGCGAAGACGGAAGGCTCGCTGGACGGCTCTCGGTAGCCGAGTGAACGCACTGTAGTTCACAATGACACACGATGGATCGGGTACGCGAATGGAACGCCTCGACGGCGAAAGCGAATCACGGTGAGTTCCAGCCATGAGCCTCCTACAGGTTCTCCCACTGGCCATCGTAATGATCACGGGTCCACAGATACTCTCGCCCATCTTCCTCGCCACGAGCGAACAGTGGCGGAAGAACTCCGTGGCATACGTCTTCGGTGCGTCTCTCTCGATCAGTCTCGTCGTCGTCGTCGCATATCTCCTCGGGAACGGCCTCGGCGGCGGAGGTGGTGGACTGTTAGGGGCGAGTGCAAAGCAACTGCTCTACCTCGTCGTCCTCGTCCTCCTCCTCTACGCGGCGGCGGACACCTACCGAAAGCGGAACGTGTCCAAGCCGCCGGAGTGGATGGGCAAGTTGACCAGCGCGTCACC
The Salinilacihabitans rarus DNA segment above includes these coding regions:
- a CDS encoding helix-turn-helix domain-containing protein, whose product is MPQAKLTIDMPDDTWIGDISTAHPDVVFQVVTSIPGDGTGIGLVRLVAADPLPIITDIQTRDDVEDLELLWKHDDEALLQIQTVNPLPLLPVWRAGVPLKMPFDIRDGDATWEVTTSTSRLSSLRDHLDDLGISFSIEYVREIDASQADQLLTDRQQEVLMAAVEAGYYRAPRDSTLGDVAEALDIANATCSDVLHRAEGHIIHWFVEEHVEA
- a CDS encoding GAP family protein encodes the protein MSLLQVLPLAIVMITGPQILSPIFLATSEQWRKNSVAYVFGASLSISLVVVVAYLLGNGLGGGGGGLLGASAKQLLYLVVLVLLLYAAADTYRKRNVSKPPEWMGKLTSASPRFSFRLGFLLLGFFPTDIVTSVSVGTFLAANDAPVTDATGFVVLTLFILALPSLGVLVLGKRAEAALPKIRDWMNDNSWIISEVVIALFVVLTLQNLLG